From a single Kryptolebias marmoratus isolate JLee-2015 linkage group LG6, ASM164957v2, whole genome shotgun sequence genomic region:
- the LOC108229104 gene encoding trace amine-associated receptor 13c-like: protein MDLQVGADLCFPHLFNTSCKKPATLWTDAVFLHTVLSIISLLTVTFNLLVIISVSHFRQLQTPTNILLLSLAVSDFLVGLLLMPGEIIRNTACWFLGDLMCSVYNFISYIITSASVGDMVLISVDRYVAICDPLHYSTKVTERRVKVCVCLCWFCSIFYSGVIVKGDMTQPGRYNSCYGECVIVVDYIVGAFDLVITFIIPVTVIIVLYIRVFMVAVSQARTMHSHVTSVTLQLSVTLIRKSELKAARTLGVLMVVFLICFCPYYCVSLVEDDFLSGSYASYVLFLFYLNSSLNPVIYAMFYPWFRKAIKLIVTFRILQTGSCETNI, encoded by the exons ATGGACTTGCAGGTTGGGGCAGACCTGTGTTTTCCACATCTTTTTAACACCTCCTGCAAGAAACCTGCAACTCTTTGGACTGACGCTGTGTTTCTTCACACTGTGCTGTCTATCATCTCTCTGCTCACTGTGACTTTCAACCTGCTTGTCATTATCTCAGTCTCCCACTTCAG GCAGCTCCAAACACCCACCAACATCCTCCTACTCTCTCTGGCTGTCTCAGACTTTCTTGTGGGTCTTCTGTTGATGCCTGGTGAAATAATCCGAAACACAGCTTGCTGGTTTCTTGGTGACCTCATGTGCTCTGTATATAATTTTATATCTTATATTATAACCTCTGCCTCAGTAGGAGACATGGTGCTCATATCAGTTGATCGCTATGTGGCAATATGTGACCCTCTGCATTACTCAACCAAAGTCACTGAGAGAAGAGTTAaagtctgtgtctgtctgtgttggtTCTGTTCTATTTTCTACAGTGGTGTGATTGTAAAAGGTGACATGACCCAACCAGGCAGGTATAATTCCTGTTATGGAGAATGCGTAATAGTTGTTGATTACATTGTGGGAGCGTTTGACCTTgttattacatttattattcCAGTTACTGTCATCATAGTTCTATACATAAGAGTATTCATGGTGGCTGTGTCTCAAGCCCGCACCATGCATTCTCATGTTACATCTGTCACCCTTCAGCTCTCCGTAACTCTAATAAGAAAATCTGAGTTGAAAGCAGCCAGGACCCTTGGTGTTCTAATGGTagtgtttctcatttgtttctgtccaTACTATTGTGTTTCACTTGTGGAGGATGACTTCCTCAGTGGCTCATATGCATCCTAtgtgttatttctgttttatttaaattcaagtCTGAACCCTGTGATTTATGCAATGTTTTATCCCTGGTTTAGAAAAGCTATAAAACTCATTGTCACTTTTCGAATTCTGCAGACTGGCTCCTGTGAGACCaacatataa
- the LOC108229457 gene encoding trace amine-associated receptor 13c-like: protein MEMHVGKELCFPQFSNISCKKPWSSWTEFVLIQVMLSSISLLTATLNLLVILSVSHFKQLHTPTNILLLSLAVSDLLVGVLLMPVEIIRNTACWFFGDLLCSLYNSVSLIITFSSVGDVVLISVDRYVAICDPLHYPTRVTERRVKVCVCLCWLCSIFYGSLIVKDDFTKPGRHNVCLGQCIITADYIAGTIDLMVSFIVPVTIIIVLYMRVFIVAVSQARAMRSHITAVALQLSVTQTTKKSELKAARTLGVLVVIFLICFCPYHCVSFAGDDMLSDSFLSYALFLLYFNSTLNPLIYALFYPWFRKTVKLIVTLQILQSGSFDANMLYK from the exons ATGGAGATGCATGTTGGAAAAGAACTCTGCTTTCCACAATTCTCTAACATCTCCTGCAAGAAGCCTTGGTCTTCATGGACAGAATTTGTGCTCATACAAGTTATGTTGTCCTCAATTTCTCTGCTGACAGCAACTCTCAACCTGCTTGTCATCCTCTCAGTTTCCCACTTCAA gCAGCTCCACACACCCACCAACATCCTTCTCCTCTCTCTGGCTGTCTCAGATCTCCTTGTAGGTGTCCTTTTGATGCCTGTTGAAATTATCCGAAACACAGCTTGCTGGTTTTTTGGTGATCTCTTGTGTTCTTTGTATAATTCAGTGTCTTTAATCATAACTTTTTCTTCGGTGGGAGACGTGGTGCTCATATCAGTTGACCGTTATGTGGCAATATGTGACCCTCTGCATTACCCAACCAGAGTCACCGAGAGAAGAGTTAaagtctgtgtctgtctgtgctgGCTCTGTTCTATTTTCTATGGCAGTCTTATTGTAAAAGATGACTTTACAAAGCCAGGCAGGCACAATGTGTGTTTGGGGCAATGTATAATTACTGCTGACTACATTGCAGGAACTATTGATCTAATGGTAAGCTTTATTGTTCCAGTTACCATCATCATAGTCCTGTATATGAGAGTGTTCATCGTGGCTGTGTCTCAGGCTCGTGCCATGCGCTCTCATATTACAGCTGTTGCCTTGCAGCTCTCagtgacacaaacaacaaaaaagtctgaGTTGAAAGCAGCCAGGACTCTTGGTGTTCTTGTAGTGATTTTTCTGATATGTTTCTGCCCATATCATTGTGTGTCTTTTGCAGGAGATGATATGCTCAGTGACTCATTTTTATCCTATGCTctctttctgctttattttaactCCACCTTAAACCCTCTGATATATGCACTGTTCTACCCCTGGtttagaaaaacagtaaaactcaTTGTTACACTTCAAATACTGCAATCTGGTTCCTTTGACGCTAACatgttgtataaataa